From a region of the Synergistaceae bacterium genome:
- a CDS encoding threonine/serine exporter family protein, producing MLEDVLIFCVNLSRQLILSGANLERVHLAINFICKAYKLQDISIFLLSSHISVSASDLIGRYSSRQASIPPAGINLERLRSLNQLSYKVTEITPNPKFLDKMLSRAMNVREYNDYIIILGRIIAMSSLSFIFGGSLLDLVPVIFVTVIIHFLLIFFEKSGLDRILANILIMFIAASFAILFIYSGLGENLSVVLITVSMIVIPGIPLVNAMSNLLCGHENNGILQMLKIFIETMALGLGMYIALVVFKGYVMMGVLDPSKVSNYLLIIFSFFASVGFAIVFNIQVKDLYLAGLGGMLTRIALILLAPFNFNRVLYMTLSALVAALYAEFFAVTRRQPSTFFVYPSIIPLIPGDLFFHSISGLYAGTAEFVYNNALNCLYSLLGLSLGFVLCSTISHYVRRIRYSRI from the coding sequence ATGCTTGAAGATGTATTAATATTCTGCGTAAATCTCAGCCGGCAATTAATTTTATCAGGTGCAAATCTTGAACGCGTCCACTTAGCTATAAATTTTATTTGCAAAGCATATAAATTACAGGACATCAGCATATTTTTATTAAGTTCGCATATTTCAGTCAGTGCAAGTGATTTAATAGGCCGTTATTCGTCAAGACAAGCGTCAATACCTCCTGCGGGAATTAATTTAGAGAGACTCCGGAGCTTGAATCAATTATCTTATAAAGTTACTGAAATCACACCGAACCCGAAATTTTTAGATAAAATGCTTTCTCGTGCTATGAACGTGAGAGAATATAATGATTATATAATTATTCTTGGCCGGATTATTGCGATGTCGTCTTTGAGCTTTATATTCGGGGGGAGCTTGCTTGATTTAGTGCCTGTTATTTTCGTTACAGTTATAATTCATTTCCTGCTGATTTTTTTCGAGAAAAGCGGCCTAGATAGAATCCTTGCGAATATATTAATCATGTTTATAGCTGCTTCATTTGCTATATTATTTATTTATTCAGGACTGGGCGAAAATTTATCTGTAGTCTTAATCACAGTCTCAATGATAGTAATTCCAGGAATCCCCCTAGTAAATGCTATGAGTAATTTACTTTGCGGCCATGAGAATAACGGGATTTTGCAGATGTTGAAAATTTTTATTGAGACTATGGCACTCGGTTTAGGTATGTATATTGCTTTAGTAGTCTTCAAAGGTTATGTAATGATGGGCGTTCTTGATCCTTCAAAAGTGAGTAATTATTTATTGATTATATTTTCATTTTTTGCGTCGGTGGGTTTTGCTATAGTATTTAATATTCAAGTCAAAGATTTATATCTCGCAGGACTGGGCGGAATGTTGACCCGAATCGCTTTAATTCTGCTGGCACCGTTTAATTTTAATAGAGTGCTTTATATGACTCTCTCGGCTTTAGTTGCTGCTTTATATGCCGAATTCTTTGCTGTAACACGCCGGCAGCCTTCTACATTTTTTGTATATCCTTCGATAATTCCGTTAATTCCCGGAGATCTATTTTTTCACTCAATATCAGGACTTTACGCCGGAACAGCTGAATTTGTTTATAATAATGCGCTGAATTGTTTATATTCGCTTTTAGGTCTGAGTCTGGGATTTGTTTTGTGTTCGACTATATCGCACTATGTCCGCCGGATTAGATATTCAAGAATATGA